A single Alcanivorax borkumensis SK2 DNA region contains:
- a CDS encoding B-box zinc finger protein produces MKHPCKYHPGTEALWYCAHDGLYLCQQCVDGDEDHRMEARCLLCNHDLLPAVQSQVGPLWQRLGRYLRLPFSLPLLPLLAIWPVLATLLPPLWAMVPVALVAGLPTFVFSAALMTLRAGPRKSRKAAFPGWDCLAESASWKSALWQALPASLVIGLAALLMVAVSVPVGLLVAVIGMLLVPALWLAVLVQGAEPGAYAAVGNYIVSAPRDYAVAAGFASLGCVSVVALVGVAVDVLPLPLVQGVAGLLAAWWWLVLAEMCGDIAARHGRLWGLNQGGRRVTLPLAERRQRAQLCAGRFDKVLLTTSKIIKTKKATVVDWQHHDRLLAVLGKEDERIALAESYLNCLVGAQAWSVALELVARQRHRDSQWLPTAPALRLALAEGVYPRDPKLAVALLKELHQKYPEFADLGEAYLLLAKVLAEAFGLSGKAEQYLRYVESHCRDVRLRQKVADCRLAWG; encoded by the coding sequence GTATTGCGCCCATGATGGATTGTATCTGTGTCAGCAATGTGTGGATGGGGATGAGGACCACCGCATGGAGGCTCGTTGCTTACTGTGCAACCATGATCTGTTGCCGGCGGTACAGAGCCAGGTGGGGCCGTTGTGGCAGCGTCTTGGCCGTTATCTGCGCCTGCCGTTCTCGTTACCGCTGCTGCCGCTGTTGGCCATTTGGCCGGTGCTAGCCACGTTGTTGCCCCCGCTATGGGCAATGGTACCGGTGGCATTGGTGGCGGGGTTGCCCACTTTCGTTTTTTCAGCGGCGTTGATGACGTTGCGCGCTGGCCCTCGCAAAAGCCGCAAGGCGGCCTTTCCCGGTTGGGATTGTCTTGCAGAGAGCGCTTCCTGGAAAAGTGCCCTGTGGCAGGCCTTGCCCGCATCGCTGGTGATTGGCCTTGCCGCACTTTTGATGGTGGCGGTATCGGTGCCGGTGGGTTTGTTGGTCGCGGTGATTGGCATGCTGCTGGTGCCTGCCCTGTGGCTGGCGGTGTTGGTGCAAGGTGCAGAGCCCGGCGCCTATGCGGCGGTGGGCAACTATATCGTGTCTGCCCCTCGGGATTACGCCGTGGCAGCGGGGTTTGCTTCGTTGGGCTGTGTGTCGGTAGTGGCGCTGGTGGGGGTGGCCGTGGATGTATTGCCGTTGCCTTTGGTACAGGGGGTAGCCGGTTTGCTGGCGGCTTGGTGGTGGTTGGTTTTGGCGGAAATGTGTGGCGATATTGCGGCCCGGCACGGCCGGCTGTGGGGCCTGAATCAGGGGGGGCGGCGTGTCACTCTGCCATTGGCTGAGCGTCGGCAGCGCGCTCAATTGTGTGCTGGTCGGTTCGATAAGGTGTTGCTGACTACCTCAAAAATCATCAAAACCAAGAAAGCCACGGTGGTGGATTGGCAGCATCATGATCGGTTGTTGGCGGTGCTGGGTAAGGAGGATGAACGAATTGCCCTGGCAGAATCTTATCTAAATTGTTTGGTTGGCGCTCAGGCCTGGAGTGTTGCTCTGGAACTGGTTGCTCGGCAACGCCACCGTGATTCACAGTGGTTGCCCACTGCGCCGGCGCTACGGTTGGCGTTGGCTGAGGGCGTTTATCCCCGTGACCCTAAGCTGGCGGTTGCCTTACTCAAGGAGCTCCACCAGAAATACCCTGAGTTTGCCGACCTTGGTGAAGCTTACCTGTTGCTGGCCAAGGTGCTGGCGGAGGCGTTTGGCCTGAGTGGCAAGGCTGAACAATATCTGCGTTATGTGGAAAGCCACTGCCGTGATGTTCGGTTACGCCAGAAGGTTGCGGACTGTCGGCTAGCCTGGGGGTGA